The proteins below come from a single Pleuronectes platessa chromosome 3, fPlePla1.1, whole genome shotgun sequence genomic window:
- the tnip2 gene encoding TNFAIP3-interacting protein 2 isoform X2, translated as MDNVGASTEDKIRSFSTITSLYHETRQETELLNKQIHVKDNIIADLKARLGRYERLYMSVGDDESVVVGPSKSLLESLCQEICKLKQRGSDAEFKASRQEEEIQRLTSQLRETELELENVRCQPDHEKDREIQRLRSALEERERCEATRSVLCTSLVEEADQLRGQLGATVKVCQELLARLERKDGGAVEEMPHQQKAKETAESSDMSGVNTRIVQLQEENKQLKQRVAYVQGLNSQWQKYDSSREDYIRGLCQRLKESTGPGLMPALGSVSTGLLHHEISRLNGLLEEKMSECVRLERDVNDTRRKDQERIQTLEQQVIIYTDDFKSERRDRERAQGQIQDLKEQVYQLKQQLHKQGATRENRCVVPMCRVHIGHRISTRRQKDNTEHLLRTTAETQPQQQPAAAAATSSPAWSECQDLSELQCPRCMAKFSDADTAEYLKHWEECAKL; from the exons ATGGATAATGTCGGCGCGAGCACGGAGGACAAGATCCGGAGCTTCAGCACCATCACCAGCCTGTATCACGAGACGCGGCAGGAGACCGAGCTGCTGAACAAACAGATCCACGTCAAGGACAACATCATCGCGGACCTGAAGGCGAGGCTGGGCCGGTACGAGCGGCTCTACATGTCGGTGGGCGACGACGAGTCGGTGGTGGTCGGTCCCTCCAAGTCGCTGCTGGAGAGCCTGTGTCAGGAGATCTGCAAGCTGAAGCAGCGGGGCAGCGACGCCGAGTTCAAGGCGTCGCGACAGGAAGAG GAGATCCAGAGGCTGACCTCGCAGCTCAGAGAgacggagctggagctggagaacgTCAGGTGTCAGCCCGACCACGAGAAGGACCGCGAGATCCAGAGGCTGCGCTCGgccctggaggagagggagcgctGCGAGGCCACCAGGTCCGTCCTCTGCACCTCCCTGGTGGAGGAGGCCGACCAGCTGCGGGGGCAGCTCGGCGCCACCGTGAAGGTGTGCCAGGAGCTGCTGGCGAGGCTGGAGAGGAAGGACggaggagcagtggaggagATGCCCCATCAGCAGAAGGCTAAGGAG ACGGCGGAGTCCTCTGACATGAGCGGTGTCAACACTCGAATCGTTCAACTTCAGGAGGAGAATAAACAGCTGAAGCAGCGAGTGGCATAT GTACAAGGTCTGAACTCCCAGTGGCAGAAGTACGACTCCAGCCGGGAGGACTACATCCGAGGTCTGTGTCAGAGGCTGAAGGAGAGCACTGGGCCGGGCCTGATGCCTGCGCTGGGTTCTGTCAGCACTGGGTTGCTTCATCACGAAATCTCCAGGCTCAACGGCTTACTGGAAGAGAAGATGAGCGAGTGTGTGCGGCTGGAAAGAGACGTCAATGACACGAGGAGGAAGGACCAGGAGCGCATCCAGACATTGGAGCAGCAG GTTATAATCTACACAGACGACTTTAAGTCGGAgcgcagagacagagagcgagcacAGGGCCAGATCCAAGACCTGAAGGAGCAGGTCTATCAGTTGAAACAGCAGCTACACAAACAG GGAGCCACCAGAGAGAACAGATGTGTGGTTCCCATGTGTCGCGTGCACATAGGACACAGGATCTCCACACGGCGACAAAAGGACAATACGGAGCATCTATTGAGGACCACCGCCGAGacgcagccgcagcagcagccagcagcTGCCGCCGCCACGTCGAGCCCCGCCTGGAGCGAGTGCCAGGACCTGTCCGAGCTGCAGTGCCCGCGCTGCATGGCCAAGTTCAGTGACGCGGACACGGCAGAGTACCTGAAACACTGGGAGGAATGTGCCAAACTGTAA
- the sfrp2 gene encoding secreted frizzled-related protein 2, whose translation MRALVSAATFLWVIAIPCTEAIHGMYNFGQHELFYKKNHCKQIPANLLLCHDIEYTEMRLPNLLGHETMNEVLQQASSWIPLVQKQCHPDTRKFLCSLFAPVCLDELDEPIQPCRSLCESVKQGCAPVMSAFGFPWPKMLDCDRFPLDNDLCIPPAGIDNFVPATKEVPRVCDACKETDENDNEIVDNLCKNDFALKIKVKEISYINGDTKIVPETKSKTIYKLNGVTEHDLKKTVLWLRDGLQCICEEMNDINAAYLVMGQKRDGHLVITSLKRWQKGQREFKRISRSIRKLQC comes from the exons ATGAGAGCCTTGGTTTCAGCAGCGACGTTTCTGTGGGTGATCGCGATACCCTGCACGGAAGCCATCCACGGAATGTATAACTTTGGCCAGCACGAGTTATTCTACAAGAAGAACCACTGCAAGCAAATCCCTGCGAACCTCCTGCTGTGCCACGACATCGAGTACACGGAGATGCGCCTCCCGAACCTGCTCGGACACGAAACCATGAATGAGGTTCTGCAGCAAGCCTCGTCCTGGATCCCGCTGGTGCAGAAGCAATGTCACCCGGACACGAGGAagttcctctgctccctcttcGCGCCCGTGTGTCTGGACGAGCTGGACGAGCCCATCCAGCCGTGCAGGTCCCTGTGCGAGAGCGTCAAGCAGGGCTGCGCGCCCGTGATGTCCGCGTTCGGCTTCCCCTGGCCGAAGATGCTGGACTGCGACCGTTTCCCGCTGGACAACGACCTGTGCATCCCCCCTGCAGGCATCGACAACTTTGTGCCAGCCACCAAGGAGG tgcCCAGAGTGTGCGATGCTTGCAAGGAAACGGACGAAAATGACAACGAAATTGTTGACAACCTGTGTAAGAATGACTTTG CTCTGAAGATCAAAGTGAAGGAAATCTCCTACATCAACGGTGACACCAAGATTGTGCCGGAGACCAAGAGCAAGACCATCTACAAGCTGAACGGCGTGACGGAGCACGACCTGAAGAAGACGGTGCTGTGGCTGAGGGACGGCCTGCAGTGCATCTGCGAGGAGATGAACGACATCAACGCCGCCTACCTGGTCATGGGCCAGAAGAGGGACGGCCACCTGGTCATCACCTCGCTGAAGCGCTGGCAGAAGGGACAGCGCGAGTTCAAGAGGATCTCACGCAGCATCCGCAAGCTGCAGTGTTAG
- the tnip2 gene encoding TNFAIP3-interacting protein 2 isoform X1 yields the protein MDNVGASTEDKIRSFSTITSLYHETRQETELLNKQIHVKDNIIADLKARLGRYERLYMSVGDDESVVVGPSKSLLESLCQEICKLKQRGSDAEFKASRQEEEIQRLTSQLRETELELENVRCQPDHEKDREIQRLRSALEERERCEATRSVLCTSLVEEADQLRGQLGATVKVCQELLARLERKDGGAVEEMPHQQKAKETAESSDMSGVNTRIVQLQEENKQLKQRVAYVQGLNSQWQKYDSSREDYIRGLCQRLKESTGPGLMPALGSVSTGLLHHEISRLNGLLEEKMSECVRLERDVNDTRRKDQERIQTLEQQVIIYTDDFKSERRDRERAQGQIQDLKEQVYQLKQQLHKQQGATRENRCVVPMCRVHIGHRISTRRQKDNTEHLLRTTAETQPQQQPAAAAATSSPAWSECQDLSELQCPRCMAKFSDADTAEYLKHWEECAKL from the exons ATGGATAATGTCGGCGCGAGCACGGAGGACAAGATCCGGAGCTTCAGCACCATCACCAGCCTGTATCACGAGACGCGGCAGGAGACCGAGCTGCTGAACAAACAGATCCACGTCAAGGACAACATCATCGCGGACCTGAAGGCGAGGCTGGGCCGGTACGAGCGGCTCTACATGTCGGTGGGCGACGACGAGTCGGTGGTGGTCGGTCCCTCCAAGTCGCTGCTGGAGAGCCTGTGTCAGGAGATCTGCAAGCTGAAGCAGCGGGGCAGCGACGCCGAGTTCAAGGCGTCGCGACAGGAAGAG GAGATCCAGAGGCTGACCTCGCAGCTCAGAGAgacggagctggagctggagaacgTCAGGTGTCAGCCCGACCACGAGAAGGACCGCGAGATCCAGAGGCTGCGCTCGgccctggaggagagggagcgctGCGAGGCCACCAGGTCCGTCCTCTGCACCTCCCTGGTGGAGGAGGCCGACCAGCTGCGGGGGCAGCTCGGCGCCACCGTGAAGGTGTGCCAGGAGCTGCTGGCGAGGCTGGAGAGGAAGGACggaggagcagtggaggagATGCCCCATCAGCAGAAGGCTAAGGAG ACGGCGGAGTCCTCTGACATGAGCGGTGTCAACACTCGAATCGTTCAACTTCAGGAGGAGAATAAACAGCTGAAGCAGCGAGTGGCATAT GTACAAGGTCTGAACTCCCAGTGGCAGAAGTACGACTCCAGCCGGGAGGACTACATCCGAGGTCTGTGTCAGAGGCTGAAGGAGAGCACTGGGCCGGGCCTGATGCCTGCGCTGGGTTCTGTCAGCACTGGGTTGCTTCATCACGAAATCTCCAGGCTCAACGGCTTACTGGAAGAGAAGATGAGCGAGTGTGTGCGGCTGGAAAGAGACGTCAATGACACGAGGAGGAAGGACCAGGAGCGCATCCAGACATTGGAGCAGCAG GTTATAATCTACACAGACGACTTTAAGTCGGAgcgcagagacagagagcgagcacAGGGCCAGATCCAAGACCTGAAGGAGCAGGTCTATCAGTTGAAACAGCAGCTACACAAACAG CAGGGAGCCACCAGAGAGAACAGATGTGTGGTTCCCATGTGTCGCGTGCACATAGGACACAGGATCTCCACACGGCGACAAAAGGACAATACGGAGCATCTATTGAGGACCACCGCCGAGacgcagccgcagcagcagccagcagcTGCCGCCGCCACGTCGAGCCCCGCCTGGAGCGAGTGCCAGGACCTGTCCGAGCTGCAGTGCCCGCGCTGCATGGCCAAGTTCAGTGACGCGGACACGGCAGAGTACCTGAAACACTGGGAGGAATGTGCCAAACTGTAA